A stretch of the Tissierellales bacterium genome encodes the following:
- the spoIIE gene encoding stage II sporulation protein E: MLKMETAPYERKRTVDIGNFTKEDLFLCIISFFIARAPIIDNLTPFGIGFLSAHLLDGISIGIPLSIIFGLLSFHGFKGIRYIISILLIIIVYNHFKKEKKISILNMSLISSGTFSAVGILALLITKQFYFYDLFTVLFEGLVVFTLSYIFSYSYPIGISLEENTTRETILCTFATLALALSGINISLMGISLKSVISILLVLSFGYSVGPSWGGGMGITIGLISYISSPEMPFLLSIYALSGLLSGVFRDLGKAGSIAGFLLGNSIMSFYINGFSTSFLKYREIGLAIGLFYLFINFLQSEMLQGIEEIPIIEKRKYALEKKEKMALENLENISDIFKELGSIFKESTEEEKAVDSLDLYGFVDKLVNSVCNECAMKKFCWEEDFYITYHSMFKLIELIDKKEYFSDEELPKFFNKKCVKKNDIIQNGYKLYDVFRVEHKWKESMLETRELISEQLEGISEIVDDVTDRVVREPIFNEDLEEIIHLSLLKGKVNVLDVRVSEFPKGDFEIDIEVGRSSKPENSLDNVKNIASKAIGIPLKSDFNINKNRGDKGRYKLIKANRYGAVTKIAKNNASKASVSGDSYTVGERKNTYFNALSDGMGIGLKANKESAAAISILEKCLEAGFNEEIILKTINSMLVLKSNDEIFTTLDISLLDLYSGKLQLIKTGAASTFIKKKDRVEVISSQSLPVGILKDVDFQGYETYLEDGDFLIMMSDGLLEANTQTEEKERWMKDVIMNIDTMNPETMANGILQISEEVSNGAIKDDMTVLVTKMWKVY; this comes from the coding sequence ATGTTGAAAATGGAAACGGCTCCATATGAAAGGAAAAGGACAGTAGATATAGGGAACTTTACTAAGGAAGACTTATTTTTATGTATTATTAGTTTTTTTATTGCTAGGGCCCCTATTATTGATAATTTAACTCCCTTTGGAATAGGATTTTTATCGGCCCATTTATTGGACGGTATTAGTATAGGTATTCCATTATCAATAATTTTTGGTTTATTAAGTTTTCATGGATTTAAAGGAATAAGGTATATTATTTCTATTTTACTTATTATAATTGTGTATAATCATTTTAAAAAGGAAAAGAAAATATCTATATTAAATATGTCTTTAATTTCATCAGGTACTTTCTCAGCTGTAGGGATTTTGGCCCTATTAATTACTAAGCAGTTTTATTTCTATGATTTATTTACAGTTTTATTTGAAGGATTAGTAGTGTTTACTTTGTCATATATTTTTTCCTATAGCTATCCTATAGGAATAAGTTTAGAAGAAAATACTACTAGGGAAACAATATTATGTACTTTTGCAACTTTAGCATTGGCACTGTCCGGTATAAATATTAGCTTAATGGGAATATCACTAAAAAGTGTAATTAGTATTTTATTAGTCTTATCTTTTGGTTACAGTGTTGGGCCAAGTTGGGGTGGGGGTATGGGCATTACTATAGGCTTAATATCCTATATTTCAAGCCCTGAGATGCCTTTCCTTCTATCTATATATGCTCTTTCTGGGTTGTTATCAGGGGTTTTTAGGGATTTAGGAAAGGCTGGTTCAATAGCAGGATTTTTATTAGGTAATAGTATTATGAGTTTCTATATTAATGGGTTTAGTACAAGCTTTTTAAAATACAGAGAAATAGGATTAGCAATTGGGTTATTTTATTTATTTATAAATTTCTTACAGTCTGAAATGTTACAGGGGATTGAAGAAATACCAATTATAGAAAAGAGAAAATATGCTTTAGAGAAGAAGGAGAAAATGGCTTTAGAAAATTTGGAGAATATTTCAGATATTTTCAAAGAGTTAGGTTCCATATTTAAAGAATCTACAGAAGAAGAAAAAGCTGTTGATTCTTTAGACTTATATGGATTTGTAGATAAGTTAGTAAATAGTGTGTGTAATGAATGTGCTATGAAAAAATTTTGTTGGGAAGAAGATTTCTATATAACTTATCATTCTATGTTTAAATTAATAGAATTAATAGATAAAAAAGAATACTTTTCTGATGAAGAGTTACCAAAATTTTTTAATAAAAAATGTGTGAAGAAAAATGACATAATACAGAATGGATATAAACTTTATGATGTCTTTAGAGTTGAACATAAATGGAAAGAGTCCATGTTAGAAACTAGGGAACTTATATCTGAACAATTAGAAGGGATATCAGAGATTGTGGACGATGTAACAGATAGAGTAGTTAGGGAACCTATATTTAACGAGGATTTAGAGGAAATTATTCATCTTTCATTATTGAAGGGAAAAGTAAATGTCTTAGATGTAAGAGTCAGTGAGTTTCCAAAAGGTGATTTTGAAATAGATATAGAAGTGGGCAGAAGCTCAAAGCCTGAAAATAGTTTGGATAATGTTAAAAATATAGCATCGAAAGCTATAGGTATACCTTTAAAAAGTGATTTTAATATAAATAAGAATAGAGGGGATAAAGGAAGATACAAATTAATTAAAGCTAATAGATATGGTGCTGTGACAAAAATTGCAAAGAATAATGCATCTAAAGCATCTGTTTCTGGGGATAGTTATACTGTTGGGGAGAGGAAGAATACGTACTTCAATGCATTAAGTGATGGCATGGGCATAGGGTTAAAGGCAAACAAGGAAAGTGCGGCTGCTATTTCTATATTGGAAAAGTGTTTAGAAGCGGGATTTAATGAGGAAATTATACTAAAAACTATAAACTCTATGTTAGTGCTTAAGTCCAATGATGAAATTTTCACAACCTTAGATATTTCTTTATTAGATTTATACTCAGGTAAATTGCAACTCATAAAAACAGGAGCAGCGTCTACTTTTATAAAGAAAAAAGATAGAGTAGAAGTTATAAGCTCCCAATCACTACCGGTAGGAATACTAAAGGATGTAGACTTCCAAGGATATGAGACTTATTTAGAAGATGGGGACTTTTTAATAATGATGTCCGATGGTTTATTAGAGGCAAATACCCAGACGGAAGAGAAGGAAAGATGGATGAAGGATGTTATAATGAATATAGATACAATGAATCCAGAAACTATGGCTAATGGTATTTTACAAATATCAGAGGAGGTAAGTAATGGTGCCATAAAGGATGATATGACAGTATTAGTAACAAAAATGTGGAAAGTATATTAA
- the tilS gene encoding tRNA lysidine(34) synthetase TilS gives MEGKVLETIRNYNLIDEGDQVVIGVSGGPDSMALLYILLDIKKVIPFNIYVAHVNHGVRGEAANKDEEFVRNICKDLNFPFYSIKVNMYEYAKDHNMTGEEAGRKLRYDFFKKVLKKHGRGKIAVAHNKNDQAETLIMRFMRGTGIDGLKGIPYKRGNIIRPLLEINRDEIEAYIGENKIDTRLDKTNLEPIYNRNKIRLELMPYIEENFNP, from the coding sequence ATGGAAGGAAAAGTATTAGAAACTATAAGAAATTATAATTTAATAGATGAAGGGGATCAAGTAGTTATTGGAGTATCTGGGGGGCCAGATTCTATGGCCTTACTATATATTCTTTTAGATATTAAGAAAGTTATTCCTTTTAATATTTATGTAGCCCATGTTAACCATGGAGTAAGAGGGGAAGCTGCTAATAAAGATGAAGAATTTGTAAGAAATATTTGTAAGGATTTAAATTTCCCCTTCTACAGTATAAAGGTTAATATGTATGAATATGCAAAAGATCATAATATGACTGGAGAGGAAGCGGGTAGAAAGTTAAGGTATGATTTTTTTAAAAAGGTATTAAAAAAGCATGGCAGAGGGAAGATAGCTGTAGCTCATAATAAAAACGATCAAGCAGAAACATTGATTATGCGTTTTATGAGGGGGACAGGTATTGATGGATTGAAAGGTATACCTTATAAAAGGGGTAATATAATAAGACCATTATTAGAAATAAATAGGGATGAAATAGAAGCTTATATAGGGGAAAATAAAATTGATACTAGATTAGATAAAACCAATTTAGAACCTATATATAATAGAAATAAAATTAGATTAGAACTAATGCCCTATATAGAAGAAAATTTCAATCCAAA